The following proteins are encoded in a genomic region of Methanoculleus bourgensis MS2:
- a CDS encoding HEAT repeat domain-containing protein: protein MAFFDRFRTSIRKLEQEKDYPGLIRALGGEDPAIRADAARALCTLGVPALPDLLGALENTGPTSRTRMAEALASAGTSAIPLLLALVLRASPALQASITGAIAQRGDEMFEALLPALYHERPAIRRAAVIALQGMGRKVVPPLSEALHDGNPSVRKEAAGVLTRLRWAPDDLQEKVEFYYLLEDWAELAKLQGAAVPILIKALANEDAGIRSESARALGKIHDSRALPALIRAVRDPKVDVCVRAVEALGEMGDGRAKPVLVEALNNSSHQVRMEAAWALDRLGWRPQSDLQRAEYLIAKEQWNELIHMGRVAIPSLIRALEIEYSGVRIGASEALQQLGQPALDALNLEARSADPARQQRARNAIAYIRRRQEETSRNLPVQEDSSRYKRELNEGLANQKRFEDQFGRPDYARSRQTRKRPPLPAEEEVPTTGSLERPEEQADGEPRETLDLEDLLRESRRAEDAWAQVKARLRQAPAPMGSTVPLEQLIPLDFEQAIAGIDETAEQEHEEEPGSGKESEVPQELEIPELTRDGPPESTEPVLEKTALERCLEALRSSDASVRMAAIAALQGMGKEGVRYLIGALNDPHHGVRIAAADGLGEIGDEDAVEALIQLFDDAREDVRIAAARALGRISDRRSIEPLIKLFGDRYYGVRVAAVDAVATFGRNALGPLEEALDDPVPVVRVMAAKAIGLIGAGESVPVLIEHLGDAAPEVRWGVARALGEFGSLAVDPLFLVLRKGGKEMRLAAIDALWEIPDKQAGEALRYALEDEDEDVRAKAAAALRKRQVIDVWRRALGSQVLEEEQAPKKKRSTRREDKKAFEQSGKQEIDTLIAALKEKTWNAQLGAATRLIMMGRPAVDGLIRALRGEDPEIQAAAASILGEMRTTAVAPLMDALNDTDRFVRLVAARNLGKIGNEQAIEALIESLHREPDSEVRATVAEALGYMGSRQAIEPLTLAMQDRDEEVKVAAARSLGYIGDRRAIEPLVRGLSDVDDRVRYAALEALKDPRGTVQGHLVSALRSGDEEFRTGAAEALEAAGWEPRTGEELALYLMALDRWAEVERVGEDALPVLTEALSDPSIEMRANAVKAIARIGGGKAVAPLIGALRDDVVVVRKRAERALVDMGDSAIPALTEAAAEALPEVREGLQRIIDEIRR from the coding sequence ATGGCATTCTTCGACAGGTTTCGAACAAGTATCAGGAAGTTAGAGCAGGAGAAGGATTACCCCGGCCTGATCAGGGCCCTGGGCGGAGAAGACCCCGCCATCCGCGCCGATGCAGCGAGGGCTCTCTGCACGCTCGGTGTTCCTGCTCTCCCGGACCTTCTCGGCGCGCTGGAGAATACCGGCCCCACGTCACGGACCCGGATGGCAGAGGCGCTTGCCTCTGCCGGGACCTCTGCCATCCCCCTGCTCCTCGCCCTGGTTCTCAGGGCAAGCCCCGCCCTGCAGGCATCCATCACCGGTGCAATAGCGCAAAGAGGCGATGAGATGTTTGAGGCGCTGCTGCCCGCTCTGTACCATGAACGCCCGGCGATCAGGCGTGCCGCCGTGATCGCCCTCCAGGGAATGGGTAGGAAGGTGGTCCCGCCTCTCTCGGAAGCGCTTCATGACGGCAACCCTTCAGTCAGGAAAGAGGCTGCCGGGGTGCTCACCAGGCTCAGGTGGGCGCCGGACGATCTTCAGGAGAAGGTCGAGTTCTACTATCTCCTGGAAGACTGGGCGGAACTTGCAAAACTCCAGGGAGCAGCCGTCCCCATCCTCATCAAGGCCCTCGCTAACGAGGATGCCGGGATACGGAGCGAGTCGGCACGGGCGCTCGGGAAGATTCACGACTCCCGGGCCCTCCCGGCACTCATCAGGGCGGTGAGGGATCCGAAGGTTGATGTCTGCGTCCGTGCTGTTGAGGCGCTCGGGGAGATGGGTGATGGCCGGGCGAAGCCCGTGCTGGTCGAAGCCCTCAATAATTCCTCGCATCAGGTCCGAATGGAGGCAGCGTGGGCGCTCGACCGGCTGGGCTGGAGACCGCAGAGCGACCTGCAGCGAGCAGAATACCTGATAGCAAAAGAGCAGTGGAACGAGCTTATCCACATGGGGAGAGTGGCTATCCCATCGCTCATCCGGGCCCTCGAGATCGAGTACTCAGGTGTCCGCATCGGCGCGAGCGAAGCGCTGCAGCAGCTGGGGCAGCCTGCACTCGATGCCCTAAACCTGGAAGCCAGGTCGGCGGACCCTGCACGGCAACAGAGGGCGCGGAATGCGATCGCGTACATCCGGCGGCGCCAGGAGGAGACGTCCCGGAACCTGCCGGTGCAGGAAGATTCCTCCCGGTACAAACGGGAACTCAACGAGGGGCTTGCCAACCAGAAGCGCTTCGAGGATCAGTTCGGGCGGCCTGACTATGCTCGCAGCAGGCAGACCCGGAAACGCCCTCCGCTACCCGCGGAAGAGGAGGTGCCAACCACAGGCAGTCTGGAGAGGCCGGAAGAGCAGGCTGACGGGGAACCCAGAGAAACCCTGGATCTCGAAGATCTGCTCAGGGAGAGCCGGAGGGCGGAAGATGCGTGGGCACAGGTCAAGGCCCGGCTCAGGCAGGCGCCGGCCCCCATGGGATCGACGGTCCCGCTGGAGCAGCTGATACCGCTCGATTTTGAGCAGGCAATTGCCGGTATAGATGAAACCGCAGAGCAGGAGCACGAGGAAGAGCCTGGTTCCGGGAAGGAGAGCGAGGTGCCGCAGGAACTCGAAATCCCGGAGCTCACCCGGGATGGGCCACCTGAGTCCACAGAACCGGTCCTGGAGAAGACGGCCCTGGAACGATGCCTTGAAGCGCTCAGGAGCAGCGATGCGAGTGTCAGGATGGCGGCGATTGCCGCGTTGCAGGGCATGGGGAAGGAGGGGGTCAGGTATCTCATCGGGGCGCTCAATGACCCCCACCATGGGGTCCGTATTGCCGCTGCTGACGGACTCGGTGAGATCGGGGACGAGGATGCCGTTGAAGCGCTGATCCAACTCTTCGACGATGCCAGGGAGGATGTGCGTATCGCCGCTGCCCGCGCGCTTGGACGTATCAGCGACCGCCGCTCAATCGAGCCGCTCATAAAACTCTTCGGGGACAGGTACTACGGTGTTCGGGTCGCCGCAGTCGATGCCGTCGCGACCTTCGGGCGCAACGCCCTCGGGCCGCTCGAAGAGGCGCTGGACGATCCGGTGCCGGTCGTCCGGGTTATGGCGGCGAAGGCGATAGGGCTCATCGGCGCCGGCGAGTCGGTCCCAGTCCTCATCGAGCACCTGGGAGATGCGGCACCTGAGGTCAGGTGGGGAGTCGCCCGTGCGCTGGGGGAGTTTGGGTCTCTGGCGGTTGACCCCCTCTTCCTGGTATTGAGGAAGGGGGGGAAAGAGATGCGCCTTGCCGCGATTGATGCTCTCTGGGAGATTCCGGATAAGCAGGCAGGTGAAGCGCTGCGTTATGCCCTGGAAGATGAGGACGAGGACGTGAGGGCAAAAGCAGCGGCCGCTCTCAGGAAACGGCAGGTGATAGATGTCTGGCGGAGAGCACTCGGCAGCCAGGTCCTGGAGGAAGAGCAGGCTCCGAAGAAGAAGAGATCGACCCGGCGGGAGGATAAGAAGGCGTTTGAGCAGTCCGGCAAGCAGGAGATCGATACGCTCATCGCGGCGCTTAAGGAGAAGACCTGGAACGCACAGCTCGGCGCCGCTACACGCCTTATCATGATGGGACGCCCTGCCGTAGACGGCCTCATCCGCGCACTCAGGGGCGAAGACCCGGAGATCCAGGCCGCCGCCGCCAGTATCCTCGGGGAGATGCGCACGACCGCGGTAGCGCCGCTCATGGACGCACTCAACGACACTGATCGGTTCGTCAGGCTCGTCGCTGCCCGCAACCTGGGTAAGATCGGGAACGAGCAGGCAATCGAGGCCCTGATCGAATCCCTGCACCGGGAACCTGATAGTGAGGTCCGGGCGACCGTGGCTGAGGCGCTTGGCTACATGGGGAGCAGGCAGGCGATAGAGCCGCTGACCCTGGCAATGCAGGATAGGGATGAGGAGGTCAAGGTTGCCGCCGCCCGCTCGCTTGGATATATCGGGGATAGACGTGCCATCGAACCCCTGGTCAGGGGCTTAAGCGATGTGGATGACCGGGTCCGGTACGCCGCACTCGAGGCCCTGAAGGATCCCCGGGGCACGGTGCAGGGTCACCTGGTCAGCGCGCTCCGCTCCGGGGATGAAGAGTTCCGGACCGGGGCTGCCGAAGCGCTGGAAGCGGCAGGCTGGGAACCGCGGACCGGAGAAGAACTGGCGCTCTATCTCATGGCACTGGACCGGTGGGCAGAGGTGGAACGGGTCGGCGAGGACGCGCTCCCTGTACTCACAGAAGCACTATCCGACCCCTCCATCGAGATGCGGGCGAATGCCGTCAAAGCTATTGCCCGGATAGGGGGGGGGAAGGCCGTCGCCCCTCTCATCGGGGCGCTCCGGGACGACGTCGTCGTGGTCAGAAAGCGGGCTGAGCGGGCCCTGGTCGATATGGGGGATTCAGCAATCCCGGCGCTCACGGAGGCGGCTGCAGAGGCGCTGCCTGAGGTCAGGGAGGGGTTGCAGCGGATCATCGACGAGATCCGCCGGTGA
- a CDS encoding flavodoxin family protein: MKILGINGSPRGSRSQTLRLVQAVLDGAGSAGADVELVDICKLDIEYCNGCTVCYERGECVKEDDFAELYQKMLESDGIVLGSPNYINSVTAQVKTMLDRMADAIHCQMFIGKYGCAVATAGGSGADEVVAYLNGVLQTLGANTVGGVGVVLGGDPEAIVPAEGRAYELGRKLVRAIENKETYPEQERLHAEMLERMRALVMANKDRWHHEYEHWKATGRISE; this comes from the coding sequence ATGAAGATACTTGGAATTAACGGAAGTCCCCGCGGTTCGCGGAGCCAGACGCTTCGACTTGTTCAGGCCGTCCTCGATGGGGCCGGGAGCGCCGGCGCCGATGTAGAACTCGTGGATATCTGCAAACTCGATATCGAGTACTGCAACGGTTGCACGGTCTGCTACGAGCGGGGGGAGTGTGTCAAAGAAGACGACTTTGCTGAGCTGTACCAGAAGATGCTTGAAAGCGATGGGATTGTGCTTGGCTCGCCCAACTACATCAACTCCGTCACCGCCCAGGTAAAAACCATGCTCGACCGGATGGCGGACGCCATCCACTGCCAGATGTTTATTGGGAAGTACGGGTGCGCCGTCGCCACGGCAGGGGGGTCCGGGGCCGATGAGGTCGTGGCCTACCTCAATGGCGTTCTCCAGACCCTTGGCGCGAACACTGTTGGCGGTGTCGGCGTGGTTCTCGGGGGAGACCCGGAGGCGATCGTGCCTGCGGAGGGGAGGGCCTACGAACTCGGCAGGAAACTCGTACGAGCTATCGAGAATAAAGAGACCTACCCGGAACAGGAGAGACTCCACGCCGAGATGCTCGAACGGATGCGGGCCCTAGTCATGGCGAACAAGGACCGCTGGCACCACGAGTACGAGCACTGGAAGGCGACCGGGCGGATATCTGAGTAG